In Aspergillus flavus chromosome 3, complete sequence, one genomic interval encodes:
- a CDS encoding L-Aspartase-like protein — protein MSANDVYQTPLNSRYASDEMKYLFSPRNRFSTWRKLWLWLAESEKELGLSISDDAIEQMKAHLTIQDEEFKVAAEEEKRRRHDVMAHVHAYGQVAPAAAGIIHWGATSCYCTDNADLIFLRDGLDILIPKLAVVIDKLSAFAQQYKDLPCLGFTHGQPAQLVTVGKRACLWIQDLLMDLRNLERARDDLRFRGVKGTTGTQASFLQIFDGDHSKVEQLDELVTQKAGFDSAFIISSQTYSRKIDVDVGNALGSFGSTCERIGIDIRHLAMLKEVEEPFEKDQIGSSAMAYKRNPMRSERLCSLGRHLQNLPKDALDTYSAQWFERSLVRQYSFSEELFPNNHQDDSAIRRISIPELYLSADACLILLNNVTSGFVVYPEVIKRRVNDELPFMATENIIMACVKKGLSRQDAHEEIRVLSHQAADNVKKHGKDNDLLERIRRTEFFNPILGELDTLLEPSTFVGRAPQQVEKFTSTEVKKALEPYAAAVAKAETSTLSV, from the exons ATGTCCGCAAACGATGTTTACCAGACCCCTCTCAACTCGCGTTATGCGA GCGATGAGATGAAATACCTTTTCTCTCCGAGAAACCGTTTCTCCACCTGGAGAAAGCTCTGGCTGTGGCTTGCTGAGTCCGAGAAAG AGCTCGGCTTGTCTATCTCCGATGATGCCATTGAGCAGATGAAGGCCCACCTTACCATTCAGGACGAAGAGTTCAAGgttgctgctgaggaggaaAAGCGCCGCAGGCACGATGTCATGGCTCACGTCCATGCTTACGGTCAGGTCGCGCCCGCCGCCGCTGGCATCATTCACTGGGGTGCCACTTCGTGCTACTGCACGGACAATGCGGATCTGATCTTCCTCCGTGACGGtctcgatatcctcattCCCAAGCTTGCTGTTGTCATCGACAAGCTGTCCGCGTTCGCTCAGCAGTATAAGGACTTGCCTTGCCTTGGTTTCACTCACGGCCAGCCCGCTCAGCTTGTCACTGTCGGAAAGAGAGCCTGTCTCTGGATCCAGGACTTGCTCATGGATTTGAGGAACTTGGAGAGGGCCCGTGATGACTTGCGCTTCCGTGGTGTCAAGGGTACCACCGGTACTCAGGCTTCTTTCCTCCAGATCTTCGACGGAGACCACTCCAAGGTTGAACAGCTGGACGAGCTTGTCACCCAGAAGGCTGGCTTCGATTCCGCattcatcatctccagtcAGACCTACTCTCGAAAGATTGACGTTGACGTTGGCAACGCCCTGGGCTCTTTTGGATCCACCTGCGAGCGCATCGGCATTGACATCCGCCATTTGGCTATGCTtaaggaggttgaggagcCTTTCGAGAAGGATCAGATCGGCAGCAGTGCCATG GCTTACAAGCGCAACCCCATGCGTTCTGAGCGTCTGTGCTCTCTCGGAAGACACCTCCAGAACCTCCCCAAGGATGCGTTAGACACCTACTCCGCGCAGTGGTTCGAGCGTTCTTTGGTAAGGCAATACTCCTTCTCCGAAGAACTCTTTCCTAACAATCACCAGGACGACAGCGCCATCCGTCGTATCAGCATTCCCGAACTTTACCTCTCTGCCGATGCTTGTCTCATTCTCCTGA ACAACGTCACCTCCGGCTTCGTTGTCTACCCCGAAGTCATCAAGCGTCGTGTCAATGACGAACTCCCGTTCATGGCCAC TGAGAAC atcATCATGGCCTGCGTCAAGAAGGGTCTCTCCCGCCAGGATGCCCACGAGGAGATTC GTGTCCTCTCCCACCAGGCAGCAGACAACGTCAAGAAGCACGGCAAGGACAATGACCTGCTCGAGCGCATCCGCCGCACCGAATTCTTCAACCCCATCTTAGGCGAACTTGACACCCTCCTCGAGCCTAGCACCTTTGTCGGCCGTGCTCCCCAGCAAGTCGAGAAATTCACCTCCACTGAGGTCAAGAAGGCCCTCGAGCCATATGCCGCTGCCGTTGCCAAGGCTGAGACCTCTACGCTCAGCGTTTAA
- a CDS encoding putative exocyst complex component Exo70 (exocyst complex component Exo70, putative) translates to MVAPRNTAYAEESAEVEVLYANLEKLKVLTKKIQGSLVRLETGGNVVKHAIGPIYSNTQSLQITNNNIDKVNDAIDRLRQPLDAKSREEGIIRSGPQNVELSQYLAAIKRVEKALIDLNSTNLRSNQKAISDFNALLSTGTARLQDLLRSKLSDDVSPIEPLHYLTKELPFPSIPEETVTELGPICAAINSAAIHGPQHGDGGNPALKIYAAVRAPYITSSLQNLAIASLNTVKRRADDGPYRQGTNGIGIYSNALENFIYAEHDIISRIFTGDQRGLALQATCQSALAEYSKTLRELNQYIKANLMTDCFLAFEIIEIVTAMSYRVDSKTGELKSMFIEALRPIRDTAKSSLSELLEETKRKAASIQVLPPDGGSVPLVNEVMSSLVTLTAYSGPLASILTSLGDGNWRSTSNASGAAPLDVSPDSSTLLSHFILDMIEALMIALESRGRAFHRTKAVQGVFLSNVFCNVDRAIRSNVELARYLGSPDSIARIDTFRKRATSTYLDSWKETSQYLLDVQYTSRGAGASTRPTSGGIVDSSAIVKSLSSKDKDAIKDKFKAFNTSFDDLVSRHKALYMEREVRGVLSREVQTVLEPLYARFWDRYHEIDKGRGKYVKYDKGSLSAQLAALG, encoded by the exons ATGGTAGCCCCAAGGAATACTGCTTACGCAGAGGAGAGcgcggaggtggaggtgttgTATGCAAATcttgagaagctcaaagTCCTTACCAAGAAAATTCAAGGTTCCCTAGTCCGCCTTGAAACTGGAGGGAACGTCGTGAAACATGCCATTGGGCCCATCTACAGTAATACCCAATCGCTTCAAATCACCAACAATAACATTGATAAGGTCAACGACGCTATTGACCGTCTGCGCCAACCTCTCGACGCAAAGAGTCGGGAGGAAGGCATCATCCGTTCTGG GCCGCAAAATGTTGAGTTGTCGCAATATCTTGCAGCAATAAAACGTGTAGAAAAGGCCCTCATCGACCTGAACTCCACAAATCTGAGATCAAACCAGAAAGCTATTTCTGACTTCAATGCTTTATTGAGTACCGGGACTGCTCGACTTCAAGACTTGCTACGAAGTAAGTTAAGCGACGACGTCAGTCCTATCGAGCCATTGCATTATCTAACGAAAG AACTGCCGTTTCCTTCAATTCCGGAAGAAACCGTTACAGAGTTGGGACCTATATGTGCCGCAATTAATTCCGCAGCAATCCACGGCCCACAGCATGGCGACGGCGGAAATCCCGCCCTCAAAATATATGCTGCAGTTCGGGCCCCGTATATCACCTCAAGCTTGCAAAATCTTGCCATTGCATCGTTGAATACTGTTAAAAGGCGAGCGGATGATGGCCCTTACAGACAAGGTACTAATGGAATTGGCATATATTCGAACGCCTTGGAGAACTTCATATACGCCGAGCACGATATCATCTCAAGAATCTTCACTGGGGATCAGCGGGGTTTAGCTCTACAAGCAACGTGTCAATCAGCTCTGGCCGAATACTCGAAGACCCTGCGTGAGCTCAATCAATATATCAAGGCCAATCTCATGACGGACTGCTTCTTAGCTTTCGAAATTATTGAGATTGTTACAGCAATGTCTTATCGTGTTGATTCAAAGACAGGGGAACTCAAGAGCATGTTCATTGAAGCTCTTAGGCCTATTCGCGATACTGCGAAGTCATCCCTCTCAGAATTGCTTGAGGAGACGAAACGAAAAGCTGCATCCATCCAGGTTCTTCCACCGGATGGCGGGTCCGTGCCTCTTGTCAACGAGGTCATGAGTTCTTTGGTCACGCTGACCGCTTATTCTGGACCGCTGGCATCTATTTTAACTTCCTTGGGAGATGGAAACTGGCGCTCCACTTCTAATGCGTCGGGTGCTGCTCCTTTAGATGTCAGCCCGGATAGTTCAACGCTTCTGTCGCACTTCATTCTTGACATGATTGAAGCCCTTATGATTGCCCTGGAGTCTCGGGGCCGGGCATTCCATCGCACCAAAGCTGTCCAGGGCGTCTTCCTATCGAATGTGTTTTGCAATGTTGACCGCGCTATTCGGTCGAATGTCGAACTAGCACGATACCTCGGCTCTCCCGACAGTATCGCACGGATAGACACCTTTCGCAAGCGCGCCACGTCGACTTATCTGGATTCTTGGAAGGAGACTTCGCAGTACCTGCTTGATGTGCAATACACATCTCGGGGTGCCGGTGCGTCAACTAGACCAACGTCTGGAGGCATTGTTGATTCTAGCGCCATAGTCAAATCTCTTTCATCAAAAGATAAAGACGCAATTAAGGATAAGTTCAAGGCGTTCAATACAAGCTTCGATGACCTTGTTTCTCGTCACAAGGCTCTGTATATGGAGCGAGAAGTACGAGGCGTCCTGTCTCGTGAGGTGCAGACTGTGCTAGAGCCATTGTATGCACGTTTCTGGGACCGCTACCATGAAATCGACAAGGGAAGAGGTAAGTACGTCAAGTATGATAAGGGGAGCCTTTCTGCGCAGCTAGCAGCATTGGGATAG
- a CDS encoding phospholipase A2 produces MLSCTSPLLRGACHNMGAAKALRLRWTVPPAVLIALGSGALYTTSGQTLYYKNSVQQTDQTARFSTSTTYRVDDRSAKPSSASSQKSTWDLSSEHSSDHGDPNSIWTNILHKFDGVKQTVGSTDWIEIDSLKNYIIPDWTRLLPATVQKLQRELSMAPGSLADDIWKEAHDPDINPEILQDARVRVGSDLCREELEFRRKRREHGVKALASYLEIPEEDIHPDDVPVIAMCGSGGGLRALVAGTGSYLAVQEAGLWDCVTYTAGVSGSCWLQTLYHSSITGRNFQKLVDHLKHRLSVHIAFPPKALNALTTAPTNKYLLSGLVEKLKGDPGADFGLVDIYGMLLAARLLVPKGELGVSDRDLKLSNQRYNLTDGAHPLPIYTAVRHEIPVLESLEEDHNKKQPTRETLMKEAQDESWFQWFEFTPYEFFCEELGAGIPTWALGRHFNGGFNSIPEGHYPIPELRVPGLMGVWGSAFCATLSHYYKEIRPLVRGITGFAGIDSLIQGKNKDLVRVHPIDPATIPNYVLGMKDVLPPSCPESIFRSSHLRLMDAGMSNNLPIYPLLRPGRDVDIIVAFDASADIKQENWLSVVDGYARQRGVKGWPLGAGWPKEDMKLKETEEKLREAQNISEAELNSKIREAQDNDKNTASNGQTPSTDPGQNPSNGDTDLDYCNVWVGTTQERVSDEEPPPSKRLFQPRNKDHKESDFHLMRPDAGIAVVYFPLIPNPDAPELPPSSSLKKSPAPAQQKETKSSANVSDPAKPLTPHPGSINPDVDDFLSTWNFVYSPEQIDSVVGLAKANFAQGEEQVKRVVRAVYERKKSDRLRREEEEARRRMEGFVPL; encoded by the coding sequence ATGCTGTCCTGTACCTCCCCTCTCCTGCGCGGTGCCTGTCACAACATGGGTGCTGCGAAGGCATTGCGTCTTCGCTGGACTGTTCCCCCAGCTGTCCTGATAGCTTTGGGCAGTGGGGCACTATACACCACTAGTGGTCAGACCCTTTACTACAAAAACTCAGTACAACAGACCGATCAAACAGCCCGGTTTTCCACTTCTACGACCTATCGCGTCGACGACCGGTCCGCAAAGCCGTCATCTGCTAGCTCGCAAAAAAGCACTTGGGACTTAAGCTCCGAACACAGCTCTGACCATGGCGACCCGAACTCAATATGGACTAATATCCTACATAAGTTCGACGGAGTAAAGCAGACGGTAGGTTCAACAGATTGGATCGAAATTGACAGCcttaaaaattatatcatTCCGGACTGGACCCGATTGCTTCCAGCGACTGTGCAAAAACTCCAGCGCGAGCTCTCAATGGCCCCCGGTTCCCTTGCGGATGATATCTGGAAAGAGGCTCACGATCCAGATATCAATCCAGAGATATTACAAGATGCAAGAGTCCGTGTGGGAAGCGATCTATGCCGGGAAGAACTGGAGTTCAGGCGGAAGAGGCGGGAGCATGGGGTAAAAGCACTTGCATCGTACTTGGAAATTCCTGAAGAGGATATCCACCCAGACGACGTCCCTGTCATTGCTATGTGCGGTTCAGGAGGTGGGCTGCGGGCGCTTGTCGCTGGGACTGGGTCATACCTAGCCGTGCAAGAAGCTGGCTTGTGGGACTGTGTGACGTATACTGCTGGCGTCAGTGGCAGTTGCTGGCTACAGACACTGTATCATTCATCCATTACAGGCCGCAATTTTCAGAAATTGGTGGACCATCTAAAGCATAGGTTGAGCGTGCATATAGCTTTCCCACCGAAGGCTCTCAATGCATTGACGACTGCCCCTACCAATAAATATCTTCTCAGTGGGTTAGTCGAGAAGTTAAAGGGCGACCCTGGAGCGGATTTCGGACTGGTAGATATATACGGGATGTTGTTAGCCGCGAGACTGCTGGTACCCAAAGGAGAGCTTGGAGTCTCAGATCGAGACTTGAAATTATCCAACCAGAGATACAACCTCACTGATGGGGCTCACCCACTTCCTATTTATACTGCCGTTCGACACGAGATCCCGGTCCTTGAGAGCCTTGAAGAAGACCATAACAAGAAACAGCCCACGCGTGAGACATTGATGAAGGAGGCACAAGATGAATCGTGGTTCCAATGGTTTGAGTTCACCCCTTATGAATTCTTCTGTGAGGAACTCGGGGCCGGCATACCCACATGGGCATTAGGAAGGCATTTCAATGGAGGATTCAATTCAATTCCAGAGGGACACTATCCAATCCCTGAACTTCGTGTTCCAGGCCTCATGGGAGTTTGGGGAAGCGCTTTCTGCGCGACCTTATCTCATTACTATAAAGAGATACGACCATTGGTACGAGGTATTACTGGGTTTGCAGGCATAGACTCTTTAATCCAAGGCAAAAATAAAGACCTGGTTCGAGTTCATCCCATCGACCCTGCCACTATACCGAACTATGTGCTAGGCATGAAGGATGTCTTGCCACCTTCCTGTCCTGAGTCAATTTTCCGAAGCTCGCATCTGCGGCTAATGGATGCGGGAATGAGCAACAACCTACCAATATATCCACTCCTACGTCCGGGCAGAGATGTAGATATCATCGTTGCATTTGACGCTTCAGCCGACATAAAACAAGAGAACTGGCTTTCAGTTGTCGATGGGTACGCACGACAACGAGGTGTCAAAGGCTGGCCATTAGGAGCCGGCTGGCCAAAAGAGGatatgaagttgaaggaaacAGAGGAAAAGCTCCGGGAAGCACAAAACATCTCCGAAGCGGAACTCAACTCAAAGATCAGGGAAGCCCAAGACAACGATAAAAACACTGCGAGCAATGGACAAACCCCGTCCACAGACCCCGGACAGAACCCCAGCAACGGAGACACCGATCTAGACTACTGCAATGTCTGGGTCGGCACCACACAAGAGAGAGTCTCCGATGAAGAACCACCGCCATCAAAGCGTCTCTTCCAACCCAGGAACAAGGACCACAAGGAGTCCGATTTCCACCTGATGCGCCCTGACGCTGGTATTGCGGTCGTGTATTTCCCTCTTATCCCGAACCCAGACGCCCCAGAACTGCCTCCCAGCTCGTCGCTGAAGAAGTCCCCAGCTCCCGCGCAACAAAAGGAGACAAAGTCCTCGGCAAACGTTTCCGATCCAGCCAAACCCCTAACACCGCATCCTGGCTCCATTAATCCAGACGTTGATGATTTCCTCTCCACCTGGAATTTCGTATACAGCCCTGAACAAATCGACTCGGTCGTCGGACTTGCCAAAGCCAATTTCGCTCAAGGTGAGGAACAAGTGAAACGCGTCGTCCGGGCCGTTTATGAGCGCAAGAAGTCTGACCGACTACGccgggaggaagaagaagcccgaCGACGGATGGAGGGGTTTGTGCCTCTTTGA
- a CDS encoding putative phosphoinositide phosphatase Pten/Tep1 produces the protein MGSMHNWLHGLDGKDSQGEAQEKRKRVAVVHCKAGKGRSGTVACSYLMTHAGWKMEDALQRFTERRMRSGFGPGVSIPSQLRWVGYVDRWANQMGKKYIERPVEILELHVWGLRDGVKVAVEGFVDEGKMIQNFHLFKRSERIVVDDGRVKTNSSQKTDKKKTNGQKYGIKKAFSSVVDSSSSSSSSSSDEDSTTQKGTSAVLFRPNKPLILPTSDINIDFERRSKAYKDWAMVTSIAHVWFNAYFEGGDKEDSGVFEAEWDTLDGIKGTSRKGVRALDRLKVVWRFPPSEPKTKESETAPTPGQIITEPRLGEPTFESHAADWRGQDPGEPKAVRDQENIPMRAPDVPVYQEESKGDANPILTGLSTATSSAAAAATTSVQMLSKELGLRRQTDESKDVSLAESDDNESVLGHRKQEGDEEKRQTLNRAESEDFQGVQSYFGNGDKDDSTGSPKTTKAS, from the coding sequence ATGGGGTCCATGCACAACTGGCTCCATGGTTTAGATGGCAAGGATTCTCAGGGGGAGGCACAGGAGAAACGGAAGAGAGTTGCCGTGGTCCACTGCAAGGCTGGTAAGGGGCGGAGTGGAACGGTCGCGTGCAGCTACTTGATGACACATGCAGGATGGAAGATGGAGGATGCTTTGCAGCGGTTTACCGAACGGAGAATGCGGTCTGGGTTTGGCCCTGGGGTGAGTATCCCAAGCCAGCTGCGCTGGGTCGGATATGTCGATCGCTGGGCGAACCAAATGGGCAAGAAGTATATCGAACGACCGGTGGAGATCCTCGAGCTGCATGTGTGGGGTCTGCGAGATGGTGTCAAGGTTGCAGTGGAAGGCTTCGTCGATGAAGGCAAGATGATTCAAAACTTTCACCTATTCAAACGCAGTGAACGCATCGTTGTGGACGATGGAAGGGTCAAGACGAATTCATCACAGAAGAcggacaaaaagaaaaccaatggCCAGAAGTACGGTATTAAAAAGGCCTTCTCATCTGTTGTAGATTCATCGAGCTCGTCCAGCTCGAGTTCATCTGATGAGGACTCAACTACCCAAAAGGGCACGTCAGCCGTCCTCTTCCGGCCTAACAAGCCCCTTATCCTCCCGACCTCCGATATAAACATTGATTTTGaacgaagaagcaaagcTTACAAAGATTGGGCAATGGTGACATCCATCGCGCATGTCTGGTTCAACGCCTACTTCGAAGGAGGCGACAAGGAAGATTCAGGCGTCTTCGAAGCAGAGTGGGACACGTTAGATGGGATTAAAGGCACCTCCAGAAAAGGGGTTCGAGCTCTCGACCGGCTCAAAGTAGTCTGGAGATTTCCACCTTCGGAACCTAAAACAAAGGAATCAGAAACGGCCCCCACACCGGGCCAAATCATCACCGAACCTAGACTCGGCGAACCCACGTTCGAGAGCCATGCAGCTGACTGGCGAGGCCAAGACCCGGGCGAACCAAAAGCTGTACGAGACCAGGAGAACATCCCAATGCGGGCTCCCGACGTCCCAGTGtaccaagaagaaagcaagggGGATGCTAACCCGATCCTCACAGGTCTCAGCACTGCCACCAGTAGCGCAGCTGCCGCCGCTACAACATCGGTGCAGATGCTTAGCAAGGAGCTAGGGCTGAGAAGGCAGACAGACGAGAGCAAAGACGTCAGCCTCGCTGAAAGTGACGATAACGAGTCGGTGCTAGGTCACCGAAAGCAGGAAggcgatgaagagaaaagacagaCTCTGAATAGAGCAGAAAGTGAAGACTTCCAAGGCGTTCAATCTTACTTTGGAAATGGCGATAAAGACGATTCTACAGGCTCCCCGAAGACTACTAAAGCTTCGTGA
- a CDS encoding small nuclear ribonucleoprotein: MLPLGLLTAAQGHPMLVELKNGETLNGHLANCDNWMNLILKEVVQTSPEGDRFFRLPEVYIRGNNIKYLRIPEEIIEMVKEQQQNQPSNRNRGGHSHRGDRGDRGGRGGRGRGRGRGRGGN, encoded by the exons ATG TTACCCCTAGGACTGCTCACGGCCGCCCAGGGCCATCCAATGCTCGTGGAACTTAAGAACGGCGAAACGCTGAATGGACATCTTGCCAATTGCGATAACTGGATGAACTTAATACTCAAAGAGGTTGTTCAAACCAGCCCAGAGGGTGATCGGTTCTTTAGGCTGCCGGAAGTCTATATCAGAGGAAACAAT ATCAAATATTTACGGATCCCTGAAGAGATTATAGAGATGGTTAAGGAACAACAGCAAAACCAGCCTTCGAACCGCAATCGTGGTGGACACTCTCACCGGGGCGACAGAGGTGATCGGGGTGGACGTGGTGGACGTGGTCGTGGCCGCGGACGCGGCCGGGGTGGCAACTGA
- a CDS encoding uncharacterized protein (expressed protein), which produces MPMKINQKKISNSVGALCRISKRRLGVHSKKQTRKGRYSQDDCTGFQATWRDCRSLGCKIKASYMCVPGAIRRVRYRFGPFPPPLPGGGCSWYSGCSQYTEESTLPLEAEQYMERSDTSPEDLHSPLRSDHSILSTPEQVAPIREPNTSPQFTAKDLTRICLVVIIMGLIIALIFRTCRNTCIAVDAK; this is translated from the coding sequence ATGCCGATGAAGATCAATCAAAAGAAGATCTCAAATAGTGTTGGGGCCCTTTGTAGGATCTCAAAGAGAAGGCTCGGCGTTCACAGCAAGAAACAAACCAGGAAGGGAAGATATTCGCAAGATGATTGCACTGGTTTCCAAGCAACCTGGAGAGATTGCAGAAGTCTTGGGTGTAAGATCAAGGCCTCCTACATGTGTGTTCCCGGTGCGATTCGCAGAGTAAGATACAGGTTTGGCCCGTTTCCTCCACCACTTCCTGGTGGAGGATGCTCCTGGTACTCTGGGTGTAGTCAATATACTGAAGAGTCTACCCTACCGCTGGAGGCAGAACAATATATGGAACGGAGCGATACATCCCCTGAAGATTTACACAGTCCTCTGCGGTCAGATCATTCTATTTTGTCTACTCCCGAGCAGGTTGCGCCTATTCGAGAGCCAAATACCTCACCTCAATTTACTGCCAAGGATCTCACCAGAATTTGTTTGGTAGTTATAATTATGGGGCTTATAATTGCGTTGATATTCAGAACCTGTCGCAATACCTGTATTGCCGTCGACGCCAAGTAG
- a CDS encoding putative histone acetyltransferase type b catalytic subunit (unnamed protein product), producing MASEGDWTCDANDAVQITLVQPGEQKPKTLSSFHPQFTYPIFGDDETIFGYKGLIIRLRFAAHDLRPHIHISYDEKFKTVGDTSAVDLIKTLSPFIPEEAFSTLPDYENAVQEDKDAKDFVPPGKLVHNYVTRGRTYEIWAASLADPQVRRLLDRAQVFVSLFIEAGTPLETEDPEWTLERWTVYFVYEKVKPPTPTASQYSIVGYATTYRWWFYQRDSPEKGTVTNDPFPGPEIRPAQLPARLRIAQFLILPPHQGSGHGTHLYTTIHTACFNDSTIVELTVEDPNEAFDALRDTADFHILRPEFLKHNVNINPDPYAELSKKQRPRRVPTSALIPTKLLHDIRSTYKIASTQFAHVLEMFLLGEIPTKNRHAGGANMSRLLVKKYNATDPNERRYYWWRMLVKQRLFKRSRDILIQLEMSDRIEKLEETVTNVEEGYEALIKVFTAREEALMAKQEESGESPETAVLEDSVAGSSDSSTRDQRTKRKFTVEDEDEEEEGESEVSKRPKV from the exons ATGGCGAGCGAAGGCGACT GGACCTGCGACGCTAATGACGCCGTCCAGATCACTCTTGTCCAGCCTGGTGAACAAAAACCGAAGACGCTCTCTAGCTTCCATCCACAGTTTACTTACCCAATTTTTGGTGATGACGAAACAATTTTCGGTTACAAGGGATTGATCATCCGCTTGCGATTCGCTGCTCATGACCTTCGTCCGCATATCCATATTTCCTACGATGAAAAGTTTAAGACCGTGGGCGACACCTCAGCAGTTGACTTGATCAAAACATTAAGCCCATTCATTCCGGAAG AGGCTTTCTCCACCCTTCCAGATTATGAAAACGCCGtccaagaagacaaagatgcAAAGGACTTTGTACCGCCAGGAAAGCTCGTCCATAACTATGTCACTCGAGGACGAACATACGAGATCTGGGCGGCATCTCTTGCTGATCCTCAGGTGCGACGGCTGTTGGACCGAGCTCAGGTCTTCGTGTCACTATTCATTGAGGCTGGTACACCATTAGAAACGGAGGATCCCGAATGGACACTTGAGCGCTGGACGGTCTACTTCGT GTACGAGAAAGTGAAACCCCCAACTCCCACTGCTTCACAATATTCCATCGTCGGATATGCGACAACCTATCGCTGGTGGTTCTACCAAAGGGATTCCCCAGAGAAAGGCACGGTCACGAATGACCCATTCCCAGGTCCCGAAATACGGCCTGCACAGCTACCAGCCCGACTGCGGATTGCCCAGTTCCTGattcttcctcctcaccaAGGCTCGGGACATGGTACCCATCTGTATACGACCATTCATACCGCTTGCTTCAATGATTCGACAATTGTCGAGTTGACAGTCGAAGACCCTAATGAAGCGTTTGACGCGCTCCGCGACACCGCAGATTTCCACATCCTGCGCCCAGAATTCCTTAAACACAACGTGAATATCAACCCCGACCCCTACGCAGAACTTTCTAAGAAACAGCGACCCCGTCGCGTCCCAACATCTGCCCTCATTCCCACAAAGCTTCTCCACGATATCCGTTCCACCTATAAGATTGCCTCAACACAGTTTGCTCATGTCTTGGAGATGTTTCTCTTGGGCGAGATTCCCACCAAGAATCGTCATGCTGGTGGCGCAAATATGTCACGTCTATTggtaaagaaatataatgCCACGGACCCAAACGAGCGGCGGTACTACTGGTGGCGCATGCTAGTTAAACAACGTCTCTTCAAGCGGTCTCGTGATATTCTCATCCAGCTAGAGATGAGCGACCGCATCGAGAAACTTGAGGAGACAGTGACCAACGTGGAGGAAGGATACGAAGCATTAATCAAAGTCTTTACTGCCAGAGAGGAGGCTCTAATGGCTAAGCAAGAAGAATCTGGCGAATCGCCCGAAACTGCAGTCCTAGAAGACTCAGTCGCAGGTTCCAGTGATTCATCGACCAGAGATCAGCGCACTAAAAGAAAGTTTACAgtagaggatgaggatgaggaggaagagggtgaaTCGGAAGTTTCTAAGCGTCCGAAGGTGTAA
- a CDS encoding putative 3-hydroxyacyl-CoA dehyrogenase encodes MSVTDPQRITLIGLGTIGMSMAALHLSRENVTVDVFDTRPDFDQYLFNTLPHFLDQGPSSANFKSQPSTSAVASLIASGRLNVHTSLETACASATIVQEQGPENLEFKQTLWAQVESFAPPSAHLWTSTSGIAASAQQQRIYDKSRLLVVHPFNPPHIMPLLEIVPSPDTSPERLEFAREYFSVPGSKHRPVVLQKEIPGFVGNRLAFALLREACYLVQEDVVSAKDLDTIMKASLGPRWAGNGVFESYQQGGGEGGIQAFLNKLGGTMQAVWDNLGKVNVLGNEETSWKEKVVSQVNEAYGTLTPGQVREKEERLKDFVAIQTKKYGHDVPEA; translated from the coding sequence ATGTCGGTCACTGACCCGCAGAGGATCACCTTGATCGGATTGGGAACCATCGGTATGTCTATGGCCGCATTGCACCTGTCTCGTGAGAATGTGACAGTGGACGTATTCGACACAAGACCGGATTTCGACCAGTATCTTTTCAACACATTGCCACATTTCCTGGACCAAGGCCCATCATCAGCCAACTTCAAGTCCCAACCATCAACATCAGCTGTGGCTTCATTGATTGCCTCCGGTCGTTTAAATGTCCACACGTCACTAGAAACTGCCTGTGCCTCAGCCACGATCGTTCAGGAGCAAGGACCCGAAAACCTCGAATTTAAGCAGACCCTCTGGGCTCAGGTAGAATCATTTGCTCCACCGTCTGCGCACCTTTGGACCAGCACGTCTGGCATTGCCGCATCCGCCCAGCAACAAAGGATTTACGACAAATCTCGCTTGCTTGTTGTGCATCCTTTCAATCCACCACATATCATGCCACTACTAGAGATTGTACCCTCGCCTGACACGTCGCCAGAGCGGTTAGAGTTTGCTCGCGAGTATTTCTCCGTTCCTGGTTCGAAGCATCGACCTGTTGTACTCCAAAAAGAGATCCCAGGGTTTGTTGGAAATCGACTGGCATTTGCGCTACTACGAGAGGCATGCTATCTAGTGCAGGAAGACGTGGTGAGCGCAAAAGATCTCGACACAATCATGAAGGCTAGTCTTGGGCCAAGGTGGGCGGGCAATGGTGTGTTCGAAAGCTATCAGCAAGGaggtggtgagggtgggaTCCAGGCTTTTCTGAACAAACTAGGCGGCACTATGCAGGCAGTGTGGGACAATTTGGGCAAAGTAAATGTGCTAGGAAATGAAGAGACCAgttggaaggagaaggtggtcTCGCAGGTCAACGAAGCTTACGGAACCCTGACACCAGGTCAAGTCcgcgaaaaagaagaaagactgaAGGACTTCGTGGCGATACAGACAAAGAAGTACGGGCACGATGTACCTGAAGCATAG